The Ciona intestinalis chromosome 11, KH, whole genome shotgun sequence genome has a segment encoding these proteins:
- the LOC100185014 gene encoding trypsin-like, whose amino-acid sequence MAGKVFILLVIAGILVQGHLCDDKIIGGISAVPHSAPHIVHLDKPNLFCGGSLIEQEWVISAAHCYTNPSYFTVVLGDHDLSTDEGTEQIIKPSKVFVHPRYDPRTKGYDVMLIKLTTPAVLNQYVKTAPLPAAYSQPVDESTCQVCGWGNTQVSGNVYPKVLQCVNLPVVPTSSCNDVTSYNGLITDSMFCIGYMDGGKDGCDGDSGGPAICDGVLAGVVSWGYGCAYPNFPGVYAKVSWTVDWLQAIMEQN is encoded by the exons ATGGCGGGGAAAGTCTTTATTTTGTTAGTTATTGCTGGAATTTTAGTACAAG gtcACCTTTGTGATGACAAAATCATTGGTGGTATAAGCGCTGTACCACATTCAGCCCCGCATATTGTACATCTTGATAAACCAAATCTGTTTTGTGGAGGTTCTCTGATAGAGCAGGAATGGGTCATCTCTGCAGCGCATTGTTATACCAA TCCTTCTTACTTTACTGTTGTACTCGGCGACCATGATTTATCGACAGACGAAGGAACAGAACAAATTATCAAACcttcaaaagtttttgttcATCCGAGATACGACCCCAGGACGAAAGGATATGACGTTATGCTGATCAAATTAACG ACTCCCGCCGTGTTAAACCAATATGTTAAAACTGCTCCACTACCAGCAGCATACTCTCAACCTGTAGATGAATCTACATGTCAAGTTTGTGGGTGGGGAAATACGCAAGTATCTGGGA ATGTTTATCCCAAAGTGTTACAATGTGTCAATCTACCGGTGGTGCCTACGTCATCATGTAATGACGTCACCTCATACAATGGTCTTATCACTGATTCGATGTTTTGTATTGGGTATATGGACGGTGGAAAAGATGGCTGTGAT gGCGATTCAGGTGGCCCAGCTATATGTGATGGTGTATTGGCAGGAGTTGTGTCTTGGGGATACGGTTGTGCCTACCCCAACTTTCCTGGAGTGTACGCTAAAGTATCTT